One segment of Geitlerinema sp. PCC 9228 DNA contains the following:
- a CDS encoding tetratricopeptide repeat-containing serine protease family protein, whose translation MMWRRFFYRLGTTAIATIAIAGSVLPASAKPWQEIQEMARKFTVQIRPSGDYGSGVLIGREGNTYYALTAWHVVSSINPDESGRIVPYDQITQTGIQFHCRDIVVKPVAECGSNEEAAIDLAVVKFTSDKDYPVATLSQYQYNMYRNVTYSENGSMQTDRSNGELPSVYIGGYPLEGGMPEFRFNPGRLFDNTGTALSHPRVGIQGYRLVYTNLSHRGISGGPVLDAEGRLIGIHGRGDGKEIRRETDDEGNIVHKTVEDFIEEVSNKFPVKLGLSAGIPMPTVLQWIQQHSSDQSLLSLLDIENSAPSEATSNASLRNSWQPPQITQNPGNPFRFIALGNNKWRLNNIEEALSDFEKAIALQPEYFLGYLAKGIALSYAQRHEESLQACATARRKIEATLGERRENSRYRYDPLRCEAEAYAKLGKTATALERLNEAINLDFEEGRNPSDLALKAEWLYAQQQYRGSEQAFTEAIELREESELPRSPLLFNNRATVRMQLSKKQAAFQDIETALDINPNFAPAWSNKGWWLRLQGQLAKSLEAYNRAVKLAPNDANAWNNRGMTLYQMGRESEALESFEEALEIDPNYTPAQENRDALVSQQ comes from the coding sequence ATGATGTGGCGTCGATTTTTTTACCGATTGGGAACCACCGCGATCGCTACCATCGCGATCGCTGGTTCTGTGTTACCAGCATCTGCCAAACCTTGGCAGGAAATTCAGGAAATGGCACGAAAATTTACCGTGCAAATTCGCCCGTCGGGCGATTATGGTTCTGGTGTTCTTATTGGGCGCGAAGGAAATACTTACTACGCCCTTACTGCCTGGCACGTGGTCAGTTCTATTAACCCCGATGAAAGCGGTAGAATTGTTCCTTACGACCAAATCACCCAAACAGGCATTCAATTTCACTGCCGGGATATCGTGGTCAAACCCGTGGCAGAATGTGGTTCCAATGAAGAAGCTGCCATCGACTTGGCTGTGGTTAAATTTACCAGCGACAAAGATTATCCCGTAGCCACCCTTTCCCAATACCAATACAACATGTATCGAAATGTTACCTATTCAGAAAACGGTTCCATGCAAACAGACCGCAGCAATGGGGAACTGCCTTCTGTTTACATTGGTGGTTATCCGCTAGAAGGCGGGATGCCAGAATTTCGGTTCAATCCCGGGCGATTGTTTGACAATACAGGAACGGCGCTTTCCCATCCCCGGGTAGGAATCCAAGGATATCGACTGGTTTATACCAACTTATCCCATAGGGGAATTAGTGGCGGTCCAGTTTTGGATGCAGAAGGTCGCTTAATCGGAATTCACGGTAGGGGAGACGGGAAAGAAATTCGCAGAGAAACCGATGACGAAGGCAATATAGTTCATAAAACTGTAGAAGACTTCATTGAAGAAGTTAGCAATAAATTTCCGGTCAAATTAGGTCTGAGCGCTGGCATTCCTATGCCTACTGTTCTCCAGTGGATACAACAGCATTCGTCGGACCAATCCCTTCTTTCTCTGCTTGACATTGAAAATTCTGCCCCCTCCGAGGCCACGTCAAATGCTTCTTTAAGAAATAGTTGGCAGCCGCCACAAATTACTCAGAATCCAGGAAATCCTTTTCGATTTATTGCTTTAGGTAATAACAAGTGGCGGTTAAATAATATCGAAGAAGCATTATCTGATTTTGAAAAAGCGATCGCTCTACAACCAGAATATTTCTTGGGATATTTGGCAAAAGGAATTGCTCTCAGTTACGCCCAACGCCACGAAGAATCTTTGCAAGCTTGTGCCACAGCCAGACGGAAAATTGAGGCTACTTTAGGCGAACGACGAGAAAACAGCCGATATCGCTACGATCCTTTACGATGCGAGGCGGAAGCCTATGCCAAATTAGGAAAAACAGCAACAGCCTTGGAAAGGTTAAATGAAGCCATCAATTTGGATTTTGAAGAGGGGAGAAACCCTTCAGATTTGGCTTTAAAAGCTGAGTGGCTATACGCCCAGCAACAATATCGCGGTTCCGAACAAGCATTTACAGAAGCTATTGAATTGCGCGAGGAAAGTGAATTGCCGCGATCGCCTTTGCTGTTCAACAATCGAGCCACGGTCAGGATGCAACTATCCAAAAAACAAGCAGCGTTCCAAGATATTGAAACGGCTTTGGATATCAATCCCAATTTTGCACCAGCTTGGAGCAATAAAGGATGGTGGCTGCGCTTGCAAGGTCAATTAGCAAAATCTTTAGAAGCTTACAATCGTGCGGTCAAACTTGCCCCCAACGATGCCAATGCCTGGAACAATCGCGGTATGACTCTCTATCAGATGGGGCGAGAAAGCGAGGCTTTAGAATCTTTTGAAGAAGCCTTAGAAATCGACCCCAATTATACCCCAGCTCAGGAAAATCGCGATGCGCTGGTATCGCAACAGTGA
- a CDS encoding COP23 domain-containing protein produces MRGKYITSALVASALAVAAGVVSNQSNVRAGMASSFFCGESKGAPATMAETSRGDLPVIRWVSDHFDSSGYTPQERCQQVSARFDKFYNNGNLKYLTTGRVNGLPVICAVPSEGASCTSEYVLYTLKPWQSPSSRLQALLAFRSGQAGTLNETGDRIYLDMEDYLQNAPVEAGTEPTPTSEPEAENTEETSNNSSSGSVW; encoded by the coding sequence ATGCGAGGAAAATACATCACATCCGCCCTAGTAGCCTCAGCCTTGGCTGTAGCTGCTGGTGTGGTTAGCAATCAAAGCAACGTACGTGCGGGCATGGCTAGCTCTTTCTTCTGTGGCGAGAGCAAAGGTGCCCCAGCGACCATGGCGGAAACCTCTAGGGGGGATTTGCCAGTCATTCGCTGGGTTTCCGACCATTTTGATTCCTCTGGCTATACTCCCCAGGAACGCTGCCAACAAGTGTCTGCACGTTTTGACAAATTTTACAACAACGGCAACTTGAAGTACTTGACCACCGGGCGTGTCAACGGTTTGCCGGTCATCTGTGCTGTTCCCAGTGAGGGCGCTAGTTGTACTTCCGAGTATGTCTTGTACACGCTCAAACCTTGGCAAAGTCCAAGTTCCAGGTTGCAAGCTTTGTTGGCTTTCCGTAGCGGTCAAGCAGGAACGCTTAACGAAACCGGCGATCGCATTTACCTCGATATGGAAGACTATTTGCAAAATGCCCCTGTGGAAGCTGGAACGGAACCCACCCCTACCAGCGAACCGGAAGCGGAAAACACCGAAGAAACCAGCAACAACAGTAGCAGTGGCTCAGTTTGGTAA
- a CDS encoding serine protease gives MKGRSLAFLTIVAGIGFGFAVPLTFNQNSVFSGSSQSPSIPPLPSPQPYFPSSEHLKPNISLQEPIVAVLPPKREAKLRDRARAITVKLLVTESRLPDSQNWGSGIMVHRSQDTYTVVTNHHVLSFGDIYHVQTPDGQTYQASQVGKTLFPNQDLALVQFRSPNASYQVAKLGNSHSLNKGDLVAVAGFPFHEPPPTANGFLFTIGQVSGILEKVLQQGYKIGYTNSLAKGMSGGPVLNLAGEVVAIHGKGAHPVWGDPYVYQDGTRPRPKLKEIMVRSNWGIPVQTFRQRAPQFTSQTSQKQVTARFPHFFPE, from the coding sequence ATGAAGGGGCGATCGCTAGCATTTCTCACAATTGTAGCAGGCATCGGTTTTGGTTTTGCGGTGCCTCTGACTTTTAACCAAAACTCGGTATTCTCCGGAAGTTCCCAGTCTCCATCTATTCCTCCATTACCATCGCCCCAACCTTATTTTCCCAGTTCCGAACACCTGAAACCCAATATCTCCTTGCAGGAACCTATTGTAGCTGTTCTTCCCCCTAAAAGGGAAGCAAAATTGCGCGATCGCGCTCGTGCAATTACAGTTAAATTATTGGTCACCGAAAGTCGGTTGCCAGATAGCCAAAATTGGGGTTCGGGCATTATGGTCCATCGTTCCCAAGATACTTATACGGTGGTCACCAACCATCATGTGCTTTCATTCGGCGATATCTATCACGTACAAACCCCAGACGGTCAAACGTATCAAGCCTCCCAGGTAGGCAAAACCTTATTTCCCAACCAAGACCTCGCCTTAGTCCAGTTTCGCAGCCCCAACGCTTCCTATCAAGTTGCTAAATTGGGAAATTCCCATTCCTTGAACAAAGGAGATTTAGTTGCCGTTGCTGGTTTTCCTTTCCACGAACCACCCCCCACCGCCAACGGTTTTCTTTTTACAATTGGTCAAGTTTCAGGAATTTTAGAAAAAGTTTTGCAACAAGGATATAAAATTGGGTATACCAATTCCCTAGCCAAAGGAATGAGTGGGGGTCCAGTGCTGAACTTAGCCGGTGAAGTGGTTGCCATTCACGGCAAAGGCGCTCATCCCGTATGGGGCGATCCTTATGTATACCAAGACGGCACTCGTCCCAGACCCAAACTAAAAGAAATAATGGTCCGTTCTAATTGGGGAATTCCCGTACAAACCTTTCGCCAGCGAGCTCCTCAATTTACCTCTCAGACTTCCCAAAAGCAAGTAACGGCGCGTTTTCCTCACTTTTTTCCTGAATAG
- a CDS encoding DUF4346 domain-containing protein, whose protein sequence is MANLETMTAVDEELSKRHIDLDPGGYFLIYLDREADLICAKHFTNVIDERGLAADPETGKPIPAKGKVERTETKIYTGRTAKELCVKLFEEDKESCPVTMFDHAAYLGREFMRAEQALKTGTEYVQD, encoded by the coding sequence ATGGCCAACTTAGAAACCATGACTGCCGTTGACGAAGAACTATCCAAGCGTCACATCGACTTGGATCCGGGCGGCTATTTTCTTATTTACTTAGACCGAGAAGCCGATTTAATTTGTGCCAAACATTTTACCAACGTCATTGACGAACGGGGTTTGGCAGCCGACCCAGAAACAGGCAAACCCATTCCCGCCAAGGGCAAGGTCGAACGTACCGAAACCAAAATTTATACTGGCAGAACCGCGAAAGAACTTTGCGTGAAACTGTTTGAGGAAGATAAAGAATCTTGCCCGGTGACCATGTTCGACCACGCTGCCTATTTGGGTCGGGAGTTTATGCGCGCCGAACAGGCTTTGAAAACAGGAACGGAATACGTTCAGGATTAA
- the arsC gene encoding arsenate reductase, glutathione/glutaredoxin type: MKQIMFVCKKNSCRSQMAEGFARHLGNGNVGVTSAGLAASQVHPTAVRVMQEVGIDISQQTSDSLENFQPQNYDAVVSLCGCGVNLPQEWVVREIFQDWQLEDPDGQPIETFRQVRDEIRQRVEALLQTVNS, from the coding sequence ATGAAACAGATTATGTTTGTTTGCAAAAAAAATTCCTGCCGTTCGCAAATGGCAGAAGGATTTGCCCGCCACTTGGGAAATGGTAACGTTGGCGTAACCAGTGCCGGATTGGCAGCCAGTCAAGTGCATCCCACCGCCGTTCGAGTAATGCAAGAAGTTGGCATCGACATCAGCCAGCAAACTTCCGATTCGCTGGAGAATTTTCAGCCGCAAAACTACGATGCGGTGGTGTCTCTGTGCGGTTGCGGTGTGAATTTGCCCCAGGAATGGGTGGTACGGGAGATTTTCCAAGACTGGCAGCTAGAGGATCCAGATGGGCAGCCTATTGAAACCTTTCGTCAAGTACGCGATGAAATCCGCCAACGGGTGGAAGCGTTGCTGCAAACCGTCAATTCGTAG
- the arsB gene encoding ACR3 family arsenite efflux transporter encodes MSSDRARNNPKAVQAGGTLSFFEKYLTVWVVLCILAGIALGRTFPNIADTLDAMSVYQVSIPIAVCLFFMMYPIMVKIDFSQASRAMRAPKPVLLTLIVNWLVKPFTMVVFAQFFLGWLFRPLIEGTEILKGGTEIALADSYIAGAILLGIAPCTAMVLMWGYLSYSNQGHTLVMVAMNSLVMLLVYAPLGRLLLEANNVFVPWETILLSVLIYVGLPLAAGAYTRHWIFKYKGREWFERKFLSYLSPVATVALLATLVLLFAFKGDLIVNNPLHILLIAVPLFLQTNFIFLIAYVASLKLNLTYEDAAPAALIGASNHFEVAIATAVMLFGLNSGAALATVVGVLIEVPLMLMLVEVCKRTAAWFPRDPEKATLLDPRCISSLR; translated from the coding sequence ATGAGTAGCGATCGCGCCAGAAACAACCCCAAAGCCGTTCAAGCCGGGGGAACCCTCAGTTTCTTTGAAAAATACCTCACCGTCTGGGTAGTTCTGTGCATTCTTGCCGGTATTGCCTTGGGCAGAACCTTTCCCAACATTGCCGATACCCTGGATGCCATGAGTGTCTATCAGGTATCCATCCCCATCGCCGTCTGTCTGTTTTTCATGATGTATCCCATCATGGTCAAAATTGATTTTTCCCAGGCATCCCGGGCAATGCGCGCCCCCAAACCGGTTTTGTTGACTTTGATTGTCAACTGGCTGGTGAAACCGTTTACCATGGTGGTTTTTGCCCAATTTTTCCTGGGGTGGCTGTTTCGACCGCTGATAGAAGGCACTGAAATTCTCAAAGGCGGAACCGAAATTGCCCTAGCAGATTCGTACATTGCCGGTGCGATTTTATTGGGAATTGCCCCCTGTACGGCGATGGTGTTGATGTGGGGATATCTTTCCTACAGCAACCAAGGGCATACGTTGGTGATGGTAGCGATGAATTCCCTGGTGATGCTGTTAGTATACGCCCCGTTGGGCAGGTTGTTGCTAGAAGCCAACAACGTCTTCGTTCCATGGGAAACCATTTTGCTATCGGTGCTGATTTATGTGGGATTGCCCTTGGCAGCGGGTGCTTATACGCGACATTGGATTTTTAAATACAAAGGGCGAGAGTGGTTCGAACGTAAGTTTTTAAGCTATTTATCGCCGGTTGCCACGGTAGCTTTGCTGGCAACGCTGGTGTTGCTGTTTGCTTTTAAGGGAGATTTGATTGTCAACAATCCCTTGCACATTCTGCTAATTGCCGTTCCCCTATTTTTGCAAACCAATTTTATCTTTCTGATTGCTTACGTAGCTAGTTTGAAACTCAATTTGACCTACGAAGATGCGGCACCAGCAGCGTTGATTGGGGCAAGCAATCATTTTGAAGTTGCGATCGCAACTGCCGTGATGCTATTTGGTCTCAACTCGGGGGCAGCTTTAGCCACAGTTGTTGGCGTTCTCATTGAAGTTCCGTTGATGCTGATGCTGGTGGAAGTCTGCAAGCGAACGGCAGCTTGGTTTCCCCGCGACCCAGAAAAAGCAACGCTACTGGACCCCCGTTGCATTTCTTCCCTACGCTAG
- a CDS encoding metalloregulator ArsR/SmtB family transcription factor, with translation MVQENLMHAAAEDTREFLVAGFRSLSDPLRLQVLEMLRSHELCVCDLCDRLSVSQSKLSFHLKTLKEANLVRSRQEGRWIYYSLNLPQFVALEKYLADYRRFSSLAPAPKCD, from the coding sequence ATGGTTCAAGAAAATTTGATGCATGCAGCAGCTGAAGATACGCGGGAATTTTTGGTGGCTGGATTTCGCTCCCTATCCGACCCGTTGCGGTTGCAAGTGCTGGAAATGCTGCGATCGCATGAATTGTGCGTGTGCGATTTGTGCGATCGCCTCAGCGTCAGCCAGTCCAAACTCTCGTTTCACCTGAAAACCCTGAAAGAAGCCAATTTGGTGCGTTCTCGCCAGGAAGGACGTTGGATTTACTACAGCCTCAATCTCCCCCAATTTGTGGCTTTGGAAAAATACCTCGCCGATTATCGCCGCTTTAGCAGTTTGGCACCAGCGCCCAAATGCGACTGA
- the bioF gene encoding 8-amino-7-oxononanoate synthase: MPENPYAWIDKALTTIHKANWHRQVRAIASKAGPVVELEGRSQINFASNDYLGLAGDERTIAAAVAATQQYGTGSTGSRLLTGHRHLHRQLETAIAQWKQTEDAIVFSSGYLANLGAIAALTNPRDVILGDEYNHSSLLNGAKVSGAAVYTYSHADAADLQEKLQQYRCQYRRCLILTDSVFSMDGDLCPLPEIMDLAHKYSAMVMVDEAHATGIFGNSGSGTVEHFALSDHPPIQMGTLSKALASLGGYVAGSANLIDFLRNRAPSWIYTTGLSPADTAAALEAIAIARNEPQRREALWHNIRQITKKITEIISPVNARLKLLPSDSPILCLQMPDAQSVVAAGKTLQERGIFAAAVRPPTVPTSRLRFTVMATHQQQHLDSLLAAVKSIASH, translated from the coding sequence ATGCCGGAAAATCCCTATGCTTGGATCGATAAAGCCTTAACCACCATCCATAAAGCCAACTGGCACCGCCAGGTCCGCGCGATCGCTTCTAAAGCTGGACCCGTGGTAGAATTGGAAGGGCGATCGCAAATTAATTTTGCCAGCAACGATTATTTGGGATTGGCAGGTGACGAACGAACCATCGCCGCCGCCGTTGCCGCTACCCAACAATACGGAACTGGCAGTACGGGGTCGCGATTGCTAACCGGTCACCGCCATCTCCACCGCCAGTTAGAAACAGCCATTGCCCAGTGGAAACAAACCGAAGATGCGATCGTATTTAGTAGCGGATATTTAGCCAATTTAGGCGCGATCGCAGCATTAACCAATCCCCGCGATGTTATCCTAGGCGACGAATACAACCATTCTAGCTTGCTCAACGGTGCCAAAGTTAGCGGCGCTGCCGTCTATACCTACAGCCACGCCGATGCGGCCGATTTGCAGGAAAAATTACAGCAATACCGTTGCCAATACCGCCGCTGTTTGATTCTCACCGATAGCGTCTTTAGCATGGATGGCGATTTGTGTCCTTTACCAGAAATTATGGACCTCGCCCACAAATATTCTGCCATGGTCATGGTAGACGAAGCCCACGCTACCGGTATTTTTGGCAATTCTGGTTCCGGAACCGTGGAACATTTCGCCCTCAGCGACCATCCTCCCATTCAAATGGGAACCCTCAGCAAAGCCTTGGCCAGTTTGGGCGGTTATGTAGCGGGTTCTGCCAATTTAATCGACTTCTTGCGCAATCGCGCCCCCAGTTGGATTTATACCACTGGTCTCTCGCCTGCCGATACCGCTGCTGCTTTAGAAGCGATCGCGATCGCCCGTAACGAACCCCAACGCCGGGAAGCCCTTTGGCACAATATTCGCCAGATTACAAAAAAGATAACCGAAATTATTTCTCCTGTCAACGCCCGCCTCAAACTCCTCCCCTCCGACTCCCCCATTCTCTGTTTGCAAATGCCCGATGCCCAATCGGTCGTAGCTGCCGGCAAAACCTTGCAAGAACGGGGCATTTTCGCCGCCGCCGTCCGACCACCCACCGTTCCCACCAGTCGCCTGCGTTTTACAGTGATGGCTACCCACCAACAGCAGCATTTAGATAGCCTGCTGGCTGCGGTAAAATCCATTGCCAGCCACTGA
- a CDS encoding chlororespiratory reduction protein 7 — protein MPDSIMYESDAYVVLEPNQEEQFLSATELLEKLKQAIQNCQNDQLPPELQQMGSLEEQAQHMMETYCEFTVEPGKFLQWYEVRLEK, from the coding sequence ATGCCAGATTCCATCATGTACGAATCCGATGCCTATGTGGTATTGGAACCCAACCAAGAAGAACAATTCCTCTCAGCGACCGAACTGCTAGAAAAACTCAAACAGGCGATTCAAAACTGCCAAAACGACCAACTGCCACCAGAGTTGCAGCAAATGGGGTCGCTTGAGGAACAGGCGCAACATATGATGGAAACCTACTGCGAGTTTACCGTCGAACCGGGGAAATTTTTGCAGTGGTACGAAGTTCGGTTGGAAAAATAG
- a CDS encoding DUF2854 domain-containing protein — MFRKISLANVALVIGIPLTLVGFVAYAQGNATLNLAGFFYGIPIVLGGLALKAAELKPIPYLEPTSQSTITLRNQQATPTQNQIRKDVTRFRYGQQAHLDTSLEYIGLSPTDEERPNLQGIREEDRHGSYTLVLQFHSPQIPWETWQNQQEKMTKFFGPGVRIELQQLSSDYVEVALVRDGEI; from the coding sequence ATGTTTCGCAAAATCTCTCTAGCAAACGTTGCCCTGGTTATTGGTATCCCTCTCACCCTCGTCGGATTTGTTGCCTACGCCCAAGGCAACGCCACCTTAAATCTCGCTGGCTTTTTCTACGGCATTCCGATCGTTTTAGGGGGATTGGCATTAAAAGCTGCCGAACTCAAACCCATCCCCTATTTAGAACCCACTTCCCAATCCACCATCACCTTACGCAACCAGCAAGCCACCCCCACCCAAAATCAAATCCGCAAAGACGTAACCCGCTTTCGCTACGGACAGCAAGCCCATTTAGACACTTCGCTAGAATATATAGGATTGAGTCCCACCGACGAAGAACGTCCCAACTTACAAGGCATTCGCGAAGAAGACCGCCATGGTAGTTATACCCTCGTTTTGCAGTTCCATTCTCCCCAAATTCCGTGGGAAACTTGGCAAAACCAACAAGAAAAAATGACCAAGTTCTTTGGTCCCGGTGTTCGGATAGAATTGCAACAACTGTCCTCCGATTATGTAGAAGTGGCTTTGGTTCGCGATGGGGAAATTTAA